Proteins from a genomic interval of Toxotes jaculatrix isolate fToxJac2 chromosome 5, fToxJac2.pri, whole genome shotgun sequence:
- the LOC121181896 gene encoding cocaine esterase-like — protein MKLGAKQTCIFLMSVCLCVAADLHAPEVHTELGSLRGEYVSVKEKEAGVHAYLGVPYAKPPIGPALRLAAPQPVEGWKGVRDATKQPPMCIQHKDIAIDMLDKLGGIVGEIPDISEDCLYLNIYTPANRAPNAKLPVMVWIHGGGFTLGSASMYDGSALAAHQDVVVVLIQYRLGVLGFLSTGDEHISGNFGMLDQVQALRWIQQHIHNFGGDPNLVTIFGESAGGVSVSLLLLSPLSDGLFHRAIAESGTAAVDLLVLNDPLPATQMVANVSGCSLESTENFTQCMRNLDIDTVVTIVKDEKLRLPINVDGHFLTKPVDELFRKHELLTVPFMTGVNNDEGGWLLPGFFAPPNWTEGMDREQVVNILSMFFQDPKDAAIRDLVTDEYTGTGEDRVKNRNGFTELLGDLFFTIPAIKAANAHRDAGAPVYLYEYQHPPIFQQTKRPSFVKCDHGDEIFTVLGLCLTTTHVKLADACPEEEVQFSKTMMNYWANFARTGSPNGHGLVHWPKYGAEEEYLAISLKEQITGQRLKKERFVFLAQTLPEKIREHKEKMEHGEL, from the exons ATGAAGTTGGGTGCAAAGCAAACTTGCATCtttttaatgtctgtctgtctctgtgttgctgCAGACCTGCATG CACCTGAAGTCCACACTGAGCTCGGGAGCCTGAGAGGAGAATATGTGAGTGTTAAGGAGAAGGAGGCTGGAGTCCATGCCTACCTGGGTGTCCCATATGCCAAGCCACCCATAGGCCCTGCTCTGAGACTGGCTGCACCTCAGCCTGTAGAGGGATGGAAAGGAGTCAGAGATGCCACCAAGCAGCCTCCCAT GTGTATTCAGCATAAAGACATTGCAATAGATATGCTTGATAAACTTGGTGGCATTGTGGGAGAAATTCCAGACATTTCAGAAGACTGCCTTTACCTCAACATCTACACTCCTGCAAACAGAGCTCCCAATGCCAAACTACCA GTCATGGTCTGGATCCATGGTGGAGGGTTTACTTTGGGATCAGCCTCAATGTATGATGGCTCTGCTCTGGCTGCTCACCAGGATGTGGTTGTGGTTTTGATCCAGTACCGCTTGGGAGTCTTGGGCTTTCTCAG CACTGGAGATGAACACATTTCCGGGAACTTTGGAATGCTGGATCAGGTACAAGCTCTGAGGTGGATCCAGCAGCACATTCACAACTTTGGTGGAGACCCAAATTTAGTTACAATATTTGGGGAGTCTGCTGGTGGAGTGAGCGTATCCCTCCTG CTTCTCTCACCATTGTCTGATGGCCTGTTCCACCGTGCCATCGCTGAGAGCGGCACTGCTGCAGTGGATTTACTTGTGTTAAATGATCCTCTACCAGCGACGCAG ATGGTTGCAAATGTATCTGGCTGTAGTCTGGAAAGCACAGAGAATTTCACCCAATGCATGAGAAACCTTGATATTGATACTGTTGTGACTATTGTGAAG GATGAAAAATTGAGATTACCAATAAATGTTGATGGACACTTCCTGACAAAACCTGTGGATGAGCTGTTCCGTAAACATGAACTTCTCACTGTGCCATTCATGACTGGTGTTAATAATGATGAAGGGGGCTGGTTACTTCCTGGT TTCTTTGCTCCTCCAAACTGGACAGAGGGAATGGATCGGGAGCAGGTCGTGAACATCCTGTCCATGTTCTTCCAAGAT CCCAAAGATGCAGCCATCAGAGATTTGGTGACAGATGAGTACACTGGAACCGGTGAAGATcgtgtgaaaaacagaaatgggtTCACTGAGTTGCTTGGAGATTTGTTTTTTACCATTCCAGCCATTAAGGCTGCTAATGCCCACAGAg ATGCAGGCGCCCCTGTATACCTGTATGAGTACCAGCATCCTCCCATATTCCAGCAGACGAAAAGGCCAAGCTTTGTTAAGTGTGACCACGGAGATGAAATCTTTACAGTATTAGGATTATGTCTCACAACTACTCATGTCAAATTAGCAG ATGCATGCCCTGAAGAGGAGGTACAATTTAGCAAAACCATGATGAACTACTGGGCCAACTTTGCACGCACAGG GTCTCCTAATGGACACGGCCTTGTGCACTGGCCAAAGTatggagcagaagaagaataCCTAGCAATTAGTTTAAAGGAGCAGATAACTGGTCAGCGCCTGAAGAAGGAGCGGTTTGTCTTCCTGGCTCAGACCCTCCCAGAGAAGATCCGTGAAcataaagagaaaatggagcACGGCGAGCTGTAG